A window of Rhododendron vialii isolate Sample 1 chromosome 11a, ASM3025357v1 contains these coding sequences:
- the LOC131308576 gene encoding alcohol acyltransferase 16-like has product MSTSSSSIWFTVTRQEPRLVVPAEATPRELKQLSDIDDQEGLRFQVPVIMFYESNPVMEGEDLVSVIREGLAKALSFYYPFAGRLVEGPNRKLLVDCTSEGVLFVEADAKVELNQLGDAILPGCPVLEELLHDVPGSDGILGCPLLLLQMTRFRCGGFAIALRLNHTMSDGAGLVQFLSAIAEFAQGKEITAPSVSPVWQRELLSARHPPRITCLHHEFEQVLDTNNNNANSTPIQKPFFFGPKEIKAIRNHLPPHASASTFEVLTACLWRCRTRALALDPNNTVRVSCLVNGRSLPGLILPHGYYGNVITYPAAVSKAGKVCSFPLEYTVELVKTAKPQMTAEYFRSVADLMVIKGRPLYTVAGNFIVSDVRRLGLDTVDFGWGKPVYGGTAGAFPGLSFYMNFKDGIVVPICLPEPVMERFEEELKKMTKDPFDGSVGHSAPKITSML; this is encoded by the exons ATGTCAACATCTTCCTCCTCGATATGGTTCACAGTGACTAGGCAAGAGCCGAGACTGGTGGTGCCCGCGGAAGCAACACCGCGTGAACTAAAACAACTCTCAGACATAGACGACCAAGAGGGTCTCCGGTTTCAGGTTCCAGTGATAATGTTTTACGAAAGCAATCCTGTCATGGAAGGAGAAGACCTTGTGAGTGTCATCAGAGAAGGACTAGCCAAAGCACTTTCGTTTTACTACCCATTTGCCGGGAGGCTTGTTGAAGGGCCTAACCGGAAGCTTTTGGTAGATTGCACGAGCGAGGGGGTTTTGTTTGTAGAAGCCGATGCAAAAGTTGAGCTCAACCAACTTGGTGATGCGATTCTTCCAGGGTGTCCGGTGTTGGAGGAGCTTCTTCATGATGTTCCTGGCTCTGATGGAATCCTTGGCTGCCCTCTCTTGTTACTTCAG ATGACTCGATTTAGGTGTGGTGGATTCGCCATTGCCCTACGCCTGAACCACACAATGAGTGATGGAGCTGGTCTGGTCCAATTCCTAAGTGCAATCGCCGAGTTCGCCCAAGGGAAAGAAATCACTGCACCTTCTGTGTCACCTGTGTGGCAAAGGGAGCTCCTATCCGCAAGACATCCTCCCCGAATTACATGCCTTCACCACGAATTCGAACAAGTGCTCGACACCAACAACAATAATGCCAACTCAACCCCAATCCAAAAACCTTTCTTCTTTGGTCCGAAGGAGATCAAAGCTATTCGAAACCATCTCCCCCCACATGCAAGCGCCTCCACATTCGAGGTCCTGACAGCGTGCTTGTGGAGGTGTCGCACCCGTGCACTCGCGCTAGACCCTAACAACACCGTCAGAGTTTCATGCCTTGTCAATGGTCGCAGCCTGCCTGGCCTGATTCTGCCTCACGGGTACTACGGCAACGTCATTACCTATCCTGCAGCAGTTTCAAAGGCTGGAAAGGTATGTTCCTTTCCACTGGAATACACGGTGGAGTTGGTAAAAACTGCAAAGCCCCAAATGACAGCCGAGTATTTCAGATCAGTGGCAGATCTTATGGTGATTAAAGGGCGTCCTTTGTACACCGTGGCAGGAAACTTTATTGTTTCTGACGTAAGACGTCTTGGCTTAGACACAGTGGATTTTGGGTGGGGGAAACCGGTGTATGGCGGCACCGCTGGGGCGTTTCCTGGGTTAAGCTTCTATATGAATTTCAAAGATGGGATTGTGGTTCCAATATGCTTGCCAGAACCAGTCATGGAAAGGTTTGAGGAGGAGTTGAAGAAAATGACTAAGGACCCTTTCGATGGTTCAGTTGGTCACAGCGCCCCTAAGATCACATCCATGCTCTAA